One Natronomonas gomsonensis genomic window, CGTGCCGCACTATCGAACACCGACCTCGGCCCACCGCCACAGAACGGCGACCCGGCCGCAGTCGAGGCGTGGATGGCCGACGTTCAGTCGATTCTCGAAATCGCGATGACGCCGACGACGCTCGCCATCCTCGGCGTCTCGCTACTCCTCGCGGTGGTCGCCGCGGTCGTCCTCAGCGTCGTCGCCACCGCGGCACAGCTGTCGGCCAGTTACGCCCGACTCCGAGACGAGCGGGGGTCGGTCGCGGCGATTCGTGGTGCCAAGCGACACTGGCTGTCGGTATTCGGTGTTCGACTCATCGAGGCAGTTCTCTGGGTCGTAATCGTTGGCACCGTCGCGGGCGCCCTCGCGGCGGCGGTTTCGGTGTCGACACTGCTCGGCGGATTGCTCGCGTTGGTCGTCGCTCCAGTGGCGCTGTTGGCGCTCGTCGCCGTCCGAGCCGTCTTCGCGTTCGCGCCGGTCGCGGTCGTCGTCGACGACATCGGTCCCCTCGATGCGATTCGCGGCGGATGGGGGTTCGTCCGCTCGAATCCGATCTCGGCGCTTGTGTACTACGGCGTCTCGGTCGCTTCGTTGTTCGTCCTCGGTTCGCTCGCCGGGGCACTTGCGTTTCTCGGCGGTGCGCCGCTGGTCGGCGTCGTCGGGTTCACGGTCGTCTCACCGTTTCTGGACGTGACGAAAACCGCGCTGTACGGCGACGCTCGCGGGTCGGTAGCGCCGCCGGACCCGCCGACGGCGGCGCTCGGTGACCGGCTCCGGGCGGGGCTTCGACGGGGCTGGCGAGAGACGATGACGTTCGTCCGCTCGGCGCCGCTGTTGCACGTCGCTTCGGCGGGGTTCGCACTCGTCGGTGGTGCCGTCGGATGGACGCTCGCGGCGCCGCTGGCGGCGTCGGTTCCGTCGTCCATCTCCGCCCGACTCGCCGGACACAATCCGGTCGCTGCGACCGTCGAGTTCGGCGCGAACAACTGGACCGTCGCGGTGAGCACCGGCTTTGCGGGGCTTGCCCTGGCGGTTCCGGCCGCGGTGTCGATGTTCTTCAACGGGGCCATCATCGGTGCGCTCGCCCGAACCGAGGAGGCGCCGCTGGAACTGCTTGCGTTCGTCGTCCCCCACGGCGTCATCGAACTCCCGGCGCTCGTCATCACCGGAGCGCTTGGGTTGCATCTCGGCGCCGTCGGCTGGCGCACTCGGTTCGGTACGCAGTCGCCGCTGGCCGACGAACTCGAACGGGCGTTTTGGGTCTGTGTCGGCGTGGGCATCCTGCTCGCGGTCGCCGGCCTCATCGAGGGGTTCGTCAGCCCCTACTACTACCGCCCCTTCCTGTAGGGAATCCCGAACGCTACTTCAGAGAGGAGGCCGAAGTCGGGCCATGTTCCACGAGGTCGTCGACGCCCCCGGCGAGTACACGCCGGAGGAGCTGTACGAACTGTACGTCGCGGAGTTGGTTGCGGCCATCGAATCTCACGGTGTCGAGGAAATCGCCGAACGTGCTGGCGTCGAGATGGGGACGCTCAGGGCGCTTTTGGACGGCGAGGAACCGGAACTGA contains:
- a CDS encoding stage II sporulation protein M — translated: MPAYFLAPAIPVVVRVFPVVGLAVTYLYLSTAGRLADLRAALSNTDLGPPPQNGDPAAVEAWMADVQSILEIAMTPTTLAILGVSLLLAVVAAVVLSVVATAAQLSASYARLRDERGSVAAIRGAKRHWLSVFGVRLIEAVLWVVIVGTVAGALAAAVSVSTLLGGLLALVVAPVALLALVAVRAVFAFAPVAVVVDDIGPLDAIRGGWGFVRSNPISALVYYGVSVASLFVLGSLAGALAFLGGAPLVGVVGFTVVSPFLDVTKTALYGDARGSVAPPDPPTAALGDRLRAGLRRGWRETMTFVRSAPLLHVASAGFALVGGAVGWTLAAPLAASVPSSISARLAGHNPVAATVEFGANNWTVAVSTGFAGLALAVPAAVSMFFNGAIIGALARTEEAPLELLAFVVPHGVIELPALVITGALGLHLGAVGWRTRFGTQSPLADELERAFWVCVGVGILLAVAGLIEGFVSPYYYRPFL